A part of Eubacterium sp. AB3007 genomic DNA contains:
- a CDS encoding DUF4878 domain-containing protein translates to MKKRIALFLVLCVIAMFGLEGCGASAPTPTETANTFLTGIQKGDDDAINSVYEPGDFNISEAFNAIGDSTETLNEDEEMLKSLLAKIPEFEYEVSDEQIKDKTATVTVKITTYPIGEAMKDFMTDYISKAFEMAFSDPSDKEMEKLATSLLKKKIDGLKEKTYTKTATLTMTQKDGVWKIDKIEEDSDFADALLGGMMSSIKDLDGLFSDNGGQ, encoded by the coding sequence ATGAAGAAAAGAATAGCTTTGTTTCTGGTGCTTTGTGTGATCGCAATGTTCGGTTTGGAGGGATGCGGCGCATCGGCTCCCACCCCCACTGAGACGGCGAATACCTTTCTGACCGGGATCCAGAAGGGGGATGATGATGCCATCAACTCAGTGTACGAACCAGGCGACTTCAACATTAGCGAAGCGTTCAATGCGATTGGCGATTCCACCGAGACACTGAACGAGGACGAGGAAATGCTGAAGTCCCTCCTGGCGAAGATCCCGGAGTTCGAGTATGAGGTAAGCGATGAGCAAATCAAAGATAAGACAGCTACGGTGACTGTCAAGATCACCACCTATCCCATCGGCGAGGCCATGAAAGATTTCATGACCGATTACATCAGCAAGGCTTTCGAGATGGCCTTCAGCGATCCCTCCGACAAGGAGATGGAGAAGCTGGCTACCTCCCTCTTAAAGAAGAAAATCGACGGCCTGAAGGAGAAGACCTACACCAAGACAGCCACCCTCACCATGACGCAGAAAGACGGCGTCTGGAAGATCGACAAAATCGAGGAAGACAGCGACTTCGCTGACGCTCTTCTTGGCGGAATGATGAGTTCCATTAAAGACCTGGATGGCCTTTTCTCTGACAACGGCGGACAATAG